From Flavobacterium arcticum, the proteins below share one genomic window:
- a CDS encoding bifunctional 5,10-methylenetetrahydrofolate dehydrogenase/5,10-methenyltetrahydrofolate cyclohydrolase, with the protein MQLLDGKKTSNDIKNEIAAEVEKMKQNGEKVPHLAAVIVGNDGASLTYVGSKVKACERVGFESTLVKMPSTTSEMELLKKIEELNQNDDIDGFIVQLPLPDQIDTQKVIEAIDPSKDVDGFHPENFGKMALDMTTFIPATPFGILELLERYNVETAGKHTVVIGRSHIVGRPMSILMGRKGFPGNSTVTLTHSHTKNINQITTQADIIITALGVPNYLKAEMIKDDAVVIDVGITRVADDTTEKGYRITGDVDFENVSKKASFITPVPGGVGPMTIAMLLKNTLLAREQRKFKK; encoded by the coding sequence ATGCAATTACTCGATGGTAAAAAGACCTCGAACGATATCAAGAATGAGATCGCTGCCGAGGTAGAAAAAATGAAACAAAACGGGGAGAAAGTTCCTCATCTTGCTGCGGTTATAGTAGGTAATGATGGTGCGAGCCTTACCTACGTGGGTAGTAAAGTAAAGGCTTGCGAGCGTGTAGGCTTTGAGTCGACACTCGTAAAAATGCCAAGTACAACATCAGAAATGGAGCTACTCAAAAAAATTGAGGAACTAAACCAAAATGATGACATTGATGGTTTTATAGTACAGTTACCTTTGCCAGACCAGATAGATACTCAAAAAGTTATTGAGGCTATAGACCCAAGTAAAGATGTAGACGGTTTCCACCCTGAGAACTTTGGTAAAATGGCGTTAGATATGACAACCTTTATCCCAGCTACACCATTTGGTATATTAGAGCTGCTAGAGCGTTATAATGTAGAAACTGCGGGTAAGCATACCGTAGTTATTGGTCGTAGTCACATTGTAGGTAGACCCATGAGTATATTAATGGGGCGTAAAGGTTTCCCAGGTAATAGTACGGTAACCCTAACACATAGCCATACTAAAAACATTAACCAGATAACTACTCAAGCCGATATTATTATTACAGCACTTGGAGTACCTAACTACCTGAAAGCAGAAATGATAAAAGATGATGCAGTAGTAATTGATGTGGGTATTACACGTGTTGCTGATGATACAACTGAGAAAGGATACAGAATAACAGGTGATGTAGATTTTGAAAACGTAAGTAAAAAAGCATCATTTATTACTCCAGTTCCGGGTGGTGTAGGACCTATGACGATTGCTATGTTGCTTAAAAATACATTACTAGCACGAGAGCAACGTAAGTTTAAAAAATAA
- the ffh gene encoding signal recognition particle protein, which produces MFENLSDKLDKALHILKGHGKITEVNVADTLKEVRRALLDADVNFKIAKEFTNRVKEKALGQDVLTTLQPGQLMVKLVKDELTELMGGDAEGINLSGNPSVILMSGLQGSGKTTFSGKLANFLKTKKNKKPLLVACDIYRPAAINQLHVVGDQVGVEVYSEEGNRNPVEIAQNAIKHAKANGFNVVIVDTAGRLAVDEEMMKEIANVHKAIQPQETLFVVDAMTGQDAVNTAKAFNDRLDFDGVILTKLDGDTRGGAAISIKSVVDKPIKFIGTGEKMEAIDVFYPNRMAERILGMGDVVSLVERAQEQYDEEEARKLQKKIAKNEFGFDDFLSQIQQVKKMGNMKDLVGMIPGAGKALKDVEIEDDAFKHIEAIIHSMTPVERTRPSVLDAKRKSRIAKGSGTSVQQVNQLLKQFDQMSKMMKMMQGGGAKNMMRMMGGMKGMKP; this is translated from the coding sequence ATGTTCGAAAATTTAAGCGATAAATTAGACAAAGCCTTACACATATTAAAAGGTCACGGTAAAATTACCGAAGTAAATGTTGCCGATACTCTAAAAGAAGTACGTCGTGCATTACTCGATGCCGATGTTAACTTTAAAATAGCCAAAGAGTTTACCAATAGGGTAAAAGAAAAAGCACTTGGTCAGGATGTACTTACTACATTACAACCAGGGCAGCTAATGGTAAAGTTAGTAAAAGATGAACTTACCGAACTGATGGGGGGTGATGCAGAAGGCATAAACCTATCGGGTAATCCATCAGTAATATTAATGTCAGGTTTGCAAGGTTCGGGTAAAACCACCTTTTCTGGTAAACTTGCTAATTTTCTAAAAACTAAGAAAAATAAGAAACCATTATTAGTAGCCTGTGATATATACCGTCCTGCGGCTATTAATCAGCTACACGTAGTGGGAGATCAAGTAGGAGTAGAGGTATATTCCGAAGAAGGAAATCGTAACCCTGTTGAGATTGCACAAAATGCAATTAAGCATGCTAAGGCAAACGGCTTTAATGTAGTTATTGTCGATACTGCGGGTCGTCTTGCTGTCGATGAGGAGATGATGAAAGAAATTGCCAATGTGCATAAAGCTATACAACCACAGGAAACCCTATTTGTAGTAGACGCTATGACGGGGCAAGATGCAGTGAATACTGCTAAGGCATTTAACGACAGGTTAGACTTTGATGGTGTTATCCTTACAAAACTTGATGGAGATACACGAGGTGGTGCAGCTATTTCAATTAAATCGGTAGTAGATAAACCTATCAAGTTTATAGGTACAGGCGAAAAAATGGAAGCGATAGACGTGTTCTATCCTAACCGTATGGCAGAGCGTATTCTTGGTATGGGTGACGTTGTGTCGCTTGTAGAGAGAGCGCAGGAACAATATGATGAAGAAGAAGCACGTAAACTACAGAAGAAAATTGCCAAGAATGAGTTTGGTTTCGATGATTTTCTTTCGCAGATACAGCAGGTTAAAAAAATGGGTAACATGAAAGACCTTGTAGGTATGATACCTGGTGCTGGTAAAGCTCTTAAAGATGTAGAGATAGAAGATGATGCTTTTAAGCATATAGAAGCTATTATACACTCTATGACACCTGTAGAACGTACAAGACCATCAGTTTTAGATGCAAAACGAAAATCACGTATTGCAAAAGGATCGGGTACTTCTGTGCAACAAGTAAACCAACTACTGAAGCAGTTTGACCAAATGAGTAAAATGATGAAGATGATGCAGGGTGGTGGAGCTAAAAACATGATGCGAATGATGGGCGGAATGAAAGGCATGAAACCATAA
- a CDS encoding FecR family protein, translating to MKDDIKLAKWLDGRMTERELQEFEALPGFETYRKIKEYSGALAAPDTDVDHIYQNVIRNKDKKNKVIKLTPWIAKIAAVLVVTLGVSYFFYTTHTTNTIAEAGTRTEFLLPDNSSVVLNADSKAEFKTWNWDNNRKIELEGEAFFKVAKGKKFDVVTSLGTVTVVGTQFNVKAREDRFDVTCFEGKVMVKSNGKEILLTPGQSAIFENGKNLNIPLEENAEPSWINYEVYFHKESLANVIAEMERQYNITISLPENIDSPFNGALPMNDLDTALDNITSIYHLKAEKSGNRIVLTSE from the coding sequence ATGAAAGATGATATAAAACTGGCAAAATGGCTTGATGGTAGGATGACCGAGAGAGAGTTACAGGAGTTTGAAGCGTTGCCTGGCTTTGAAACATATCGTAAAATTAAAGAATATTCAGGAGCATTAGCTGCACCTGATACTGATGTAGATCATATTTACCAAAATGTTATACGTAATAAGGACAAGAAAAATAAGGTAATAAAATTAACACCTTGGATAGCTAAAATTGCTGCTGTATTAGTAGTAACTTTAGGAGTATCTTATTTTTTCTACACTACACATACTACTAACACGATAGCAGAAGCAGGGACGCGTACTGAATTTTTATTACCCGATAATTCATCGGTAGTACTAAATGCAGATTCTAAGGCTGAGTTTAAAACATGGAACTGGGATAACAACCGTAAAATAGAACTTGAAGGCGAAGCATTTTTTAAAGTTGCTAAAGGTAAAAAATTTGATGTTGTTACCAGTTTAGGAACTGTAACCGTAGTAGGAACACAGTTTAATGTAAAAGCGCGCGAAGACCGTTTTGATGTTACCTGTTTTGAAGGCAAGGTAATGGTAAAAAGTAATGGTAAAGAGATACTGCTAACCCCAGGGCAAAGTGCTATATTTGAAAATGGCAAGAACCTAAACATTCCGCTTGAAGAAAACGCAGAACCAAGCTGGATTAACTATGAAGTATATTTCCATAAGGAGAGTCTTGCTAATGTAATTGCAGAAATGGAACGTCAATATAATATAACAATAAGTCTACCTGAAAATATTGATAGTCCTTTTAATGGTGCATTACCAATGAATGACTTAGATACAGCTCTTGATAATATAACGAGTATATATCATTTAAAAGCAGAAAAATCAGGTAATAGAATCGTATTAACCTCTGAATGA
- a CDS encoding peptide-N-glycosidase F-related protein, with the protein MKKTLLQLTLFVSLFVGSTALAQDPYSLNVFDQAVYYGMYEGTVDEPVPEGAIRNSNSSYGKMLTEEQLNSFGNTLTMTVTLNPLCDNYDRIGNVNLVLVPKGQTSYVYGEVGRLEIGRFITPFMDKNVTDPNAVPYVYELDHLTKLFHNEAITDDFDFWVELEVYGYQGGPGQGGAAVEIDGCEDRNDVYMGSLDFTSTFDDSVDNTDNYVISLSHKYELKNYTFDGTDVLGQTVKTFSFTLEQDVSNVKLYLITSNHGSNNGGEEYIRRNHFVYFDDAQVLTYKPGGVSCVPYRYYNTQPSCIYIDCGANPQVYRPDTDAAWAWNNWCPGDKIPNRVVELGDLSAGEHSFRIEVPDAQFADNQGYFPTSVYLQGEAPMLSTTDFDMASFSVSPNPVVDVVTINTTDNAMVKRVSVTNTLGQTVYTGTTNSADLSTLQSGVYIITAEFNNGITATRKIVKK; encoded by the coding sequence ATGAAAAAAACACTACTACAACTAACTTTATTTGTATCGCTTTTTGTTGGTTCGACTGCTTTAGCACAAGATCCGTACAGCCTTAATGTATTTGACCAAGCCGTTTATTATGGCATGTATGAAGGTACTGTAGATGAACCCGTTCCTGAAGGGGCTATAAGAAATAGCAATTCATCTTATGGTAAAATGCTTACCGAAGAGCAACTGAACTCTTTTGGTAATACACTAACTATGACAGTTACTCTTAATCCTCTTTGTGATAATTATGACAGGATAGGTAATGTAAACTTGGTATTGGTTCCTAAAGGACAAACATCATACGTTTATGGAGAAGTAGGAAGATTAGAAATAGGTCGTTTTATTACTCCTTTTATGGATAAAAACGTAACTGATCCTAATGCCGTTCCTTATGTATATGAATTAGATCATCTTACAAAATTGTTTCATAATGAAGCTATTACAGACGATTTTGATTTTTGGGTAGAACTTGAGGTATATGGTTACCAAGGTGGTCCTGGTCAAGGTGGAGCTGCGGTAGAAATTGATGGTTGTGAAGACAGAAATGATGTGTATATGGGCTCTTTAGATTTTACTTCTACTTTTGACGATAGTGTTGATAATACAGATAACTATGTAATATCTTTATCGCATAAATATGAATTAAAAAATTATACGTTTGACGGAACTGATGTTTTAGGACAAACTGTAAAAACATTTAGTTTTACACTAGAGCAAGATGTTTCTAACGTAAAACTTTATCTTATAACCTCAAACCACGGTTCTAATAATGGTGGTGAGGAGTACATTAGACGTAATCATTTTGTATATTTTGACGATGCACAAGTGCTAACCTATAAACCAGGTGGTGTTTCTTGTGTGCCTTATAGATATTATAATACACAACCAAGTTGTATTTATATTGACTGTGGAGCTAATCCTCAGGTTTATAGACCCGATACTGATGCAGCATGGGCTTGGAATAACTGGTGTCCAGGGGATAAAATCCCTAATCGTGTTGTAGAGCTTGGAGATCTTAGTGCAGGAGAGCACAGTTTTAGAATAGAGGTTCCAGATGCACAATTTGCCGATAATCAAGGGTATTTCCCAACGTCAGTATACTTGCAAGGTGAAGCACCAATGCTTAGTACTACTGATTTTGATATGGCATCTTTTAGTGTTTCTCCTAACCCTGTTGTAGATGTTGTTACTATAAATACTACTGATAATGCAATGGTAAAAAGAGTAAGTGTTACTAATACTTTAGGGCAAACAGTATATACAGGAACTACAAATAGTGCTGATCTTTCTACATTGCAAAGCGGTGTATATATTATAACAGCAGAATTTAATAATGGTATTACAGCTACAAGAAAAATTGTTAAGAAGTAG
- a CDS encoding helix-turn-helix domain-containing protein produces MKPETLTQFYTDNITNSDTPQNISNGIGHFNVFRLEDCLLPGKQVKYTRRDYYKISLIRGNILYHYADKSIEISGTTLMFFNPQVPYTWETISGDTTGCFCIFTESFFTEGMRGALNELPMFTVGSKPSYILNKTQEDAVMATFEKMLTEINSDYTFKYDLLRSYLNEIIHLALKTEPAENLYEHPNANSRTTAIFKELLERQFPIETPAQRFTMRSASDFATSLSIHVNHLNRAVKHTTGKTTTVLIGERIIAEAKALLKHTDWNISEIGRSLGFEEAAHFNNFFKKQTSTIPSHYRSV; encoded by the coding sequence ATGAAACCAGAAACACTCACCCAGTTTTATACTGATAATATAACCAATAGCGACACTCCCCAAAATATTAGTAATGGTATAGGACATTTTAACGTTTTCCGTCTCGAAGATTGTTTGTTACCAGGAAAACAGGTAAAATATACCCGTAGAGATTATTACAAAATAAGTCTTATAAGAGGCAATATTCTTTATCATTATGCTGATAAAAGTATTGAGATATCGGGTACTACTTTAATGTTTTTTAATCCACAAGTGCCTTATACTTGGGAAACCATTTCGGGAGATACTACGGGTTGTTTTTGCATCTTCACAGAGTCGTTTTTTACCGAAGGAATGCGTGGCGCTTTAAATGAGCTACCAATGTTTACTGTAGGTAGTAAACCTTCTTATATTCTTAATAAAACTCAAGAAGATGCTGTTATGGCTACTTTTGAAAAAATGCTCACCGAGATTAACTCTGACTATACTTTTAAATATGACTTACTTAGAAGTTACCTTAATGAGATTATACATCTTGCTTTAAAAACAGAGCCTGCCGAAAACTTGTATGAACACCCTAATGCCAATTCTCGAACAACAGCTATATTTAAAGAATTACTAGAGAGACAATTTCCTATAGAAACACCTGCTCAACGTTTTACTATGCGATCGGCTAGCGATTTTGCAACTAGTTTGTCTATACATGTAAACCACCTGAACCGTGCTGTAAAACATACTACAGGAAAAACAACAACAGTATTAATAGGCGAACGTATTATTGCCGAAGCAAAAGCATTACTTAAACATACTGACTGGAATATATCGGAAATAGGTCGTAGTCTTGGCTTTGAGGAGGCTGCACATTTTAATAATTTCTTTAAAAAACAAACCTCCACCATCCCTTCTCATTACAGAAGTGTTTGA
- a CDS encoding RNA polymerase sigma factor, whose translation MKKTSLSGICEEITFSSFFKDHAKSLRNYLFYKFGNEEQADDVTQEAFIKLWQNCADVPPEKAKSFLYTVANNTSLNHIAHQKVVLQYVKKNTHVYTDGQDPEFLMEEEQFKVKLQKAIDGLTEAQRTAFLLHRIDGKKYHEIAEILGISIKAVEKRIHGALVELRKEIENMR comes from the coding sequence ATGAAAAAAACTTCGCTTTCAGGTATTTGTGAAGAAATTACATTTTCCAGTTTTTTTAAGGATCATGCAAAATCACTTCGCAACTATCTTTTTTACAAATTCGGTAATGAGGAACAAGCAGATGATGTTACCCAAGAGGCTTTTATAAAGCTATGGCAAAACTGTGCCGATGTGCCACCAGAAAAAGCAAAGTCTTTTTTATATACCGTAGCCAACAATACATCGCTTAATCATATTGCTCACCAAAAGGTTGTATTACAGTATGTGAAAAAAAACACCCATGTATATACTGATGGGCAAGACCCTGAGTTTTTAATGGAAGAAGAGCAATTTAAAGTGAAACTACAAAAAGCTATTGATGGACTTACCGAAGCGCAACGAACTGCTTTTTTGTTACACCGTATAGATGGAAAGAAATATCATGAAATAGCCGAAATACTTGGTATTAGTATTAAAGCTGTAGAAAAAAGAATTCATGGTGCACTAGTAGAGTTGCGAAAAGAAATTGAAAATATGAGGTAG
- a CDS encoding TonB-dependent receptor plug domain-containing protein → MRLNIKCLLLLISILFFAPKTFGQDGQQLIALRQVLDTIAVQHNVKFNYAEKDIFQHTLTLPEASMPLRAKLVYITNRTGLTYKENGEYIVLYKGTRIQNKKFCAYITDEYGYIIENASIQISDNKSIVAGIDGYFELNTSSLPEKIYVGHLGYKPVSISISEYTGDCLNIKLQIAPLELKEIITERYLTTGISKKKDGSFNIIPKKFGILPGLIEPDVLLAMQQLPGITSIDETVSNINVRGGTHDQNLFMWNGIRLFQTGHFFGLISAINPNIAYNIKIAKNGTSAFYGESVSSVVDISSKTSNIENGNTSIGSNMINADFYTKLKISEKANIELSARRSFTDALDFPTYTKYSQRIFQNTIVTELANSTDVNYKSDKEFYFYDFTGQYHQKINDKHDVYLHLIGIDNSLDFTQGTVNATNIITTLSSLNQQTLGVAAGWETKWNENNSSNFSIYGSFYDVDGTNRALETEETIKQENKIQAYGFRYSNVNMLTNMYKLHSGYQLDQLKVENIDVMSNPESVRSTNQVLRTHAIIGEIEYNPEQEKVYVRTGLRFNYIEQLRAIYMEPRLQFNYKMNDTWQMEILAELKSQTTTQIVELQADFLGIENKRWVLANDIDVPIQHSSQVSAGITYKDKGWLVAIDNFYKRVNGITTYSQAFQNQLEQVESTGNYSVYGTEFLIQKQYRNFYAWLSYTWNNNKYRFEDIEPIKFSNNFEINHSINTAAIYEWNNFKIALGSKWFTGKPVTQPLLNIPIYDNNGNPSILYEYPNTDNLNDFLQVNFSASYRWDINPKVQMQFGLSILNIFNRKNIINRYYRINANDDIEVVNTYALERTPNALIKLSF, encoded by the coding sequence ATGAGATTAAACATAAAGTGTTTATTACTTTTAATATCTATTCTCTTTTTCGCCCCCAAAACCTTTGGGCAGGACGGACAGCAACTTATTGCTTTAAGACAGGTACTCGATACCATTGCAGTACAACATAATGTGAAATTTAATTATGCTGAAAAAGATATTTTTCAACACACTCTAACTTTGCCCGAAGCTTCTATGCCGCTTCGGGCAAAGTTGGTTTATATAACCAATCGTACAGGGCTTACTTATAAAGAAAACGGAGAATATATAGTATTATATAAAGGCACTAGAATTCAAAATAAAAAATTCTGTGCCTACATTACCGATGAGTATGGATATATAATAGAAAATGCCTCTATTCAAATAAGCGATAATAAAAGTATTGTAGCGGGAATAGATGGCTATTTTGAATTAAACACCTCTTCATTACCCGAAAAAATTTATGTAGGTCATCTAGGCTATAAACCTGTAAGCATATCAATATCCGAATATACAGGCGATTGTCTTAATATAAAGCTACAAATAGCCCCATTAGAACTAAAAGAAATTATTACAGAGCGTTACCTTACTACAGGTATCTCTAAGAAAAAAGACGGAAGCTTTAATATTATCCCTAAAAAATTTGGTATTCTTCCTGGACTTATAGAACCAGACGTACTGCTTGCTATGCAACAATTGCCAGGTATAACTAGTATAGATGAGACAGTTTCTAATATTAATGTAAGAGGAGGTACACACGACCAAAATCTTTTTATGTGGAATGGTATACGCCTTTTTCAAACTGGTCATTTTTTCGGGCTAATTTCTGCCATCAACCCCAATATTGCATATAACATAAAAATTGCCAAAAATGGTACTTCGGCATTTTATGGCGAAAGCGTTTCGAGTGTGGTTGATATCTCTTCTAAAACATCAAACATCGAAAACGGAAATACAAGTATTGGTAGTAATATGATAAATGCAGATTTTTATACTAAATTAAAAATTTCAGAAAAAGCAAATATTGAACTCTCGGCTCGTCGTTCTTTTACAGATGCACTTGACTTCCCTACTTATACAAAATATTCACAACGAATATTTCAAAACACTATAGTTACAGAACTTGCTAATAGTACTGATGTAAATTATAAAAGTGATAAAGAATTTTATTTTTATGATTTTACAGGACAATACCATCAAAAAATAAATGATAAACATGATGTATACCTACATCTGATAGGTATAGATAATAGTTTAGATTTTACACAAGGTACTGTAAATGCTACAAATATAATAACCACCCTTAGTAGCTTAAATCAACAGACTCTTGGTGTAGCCGCGGGCTGGGAGACCAAGTGGAATGAAAACAATAGTAGTAATTTTAGTATTTACGGCTCTTTTTATGATGTAGATGGAACTAATAGAGCCTTAGAGACAGAAGAGACTATAAAACAGGAAAATAAAATACAGGCCTATGGTTTTCGGTATAGCAATGTTAATATGCTAACCAATATGTATAAGCTACATAGTGGCTACCAACTTGATCAATTGAAAGTAGAGAATATAGATGTAATGAGTAATCCTGAATCAGTGCGAAGCACTAACCAAGTTTTACGCACACATGCAATAATTGGTGAAATAGAATATAACCCCGAACAAGAAAAAGTGTATGTACGAACAGGATTACGCTTTAACTATATTGAACAGCTAAGAGCCATATATATGGAACCACGCCTACAATTTAATTATAAAATGAACGATACTTGGCAAATGGAAATACTTGCCGAACTGAAGAGCCAAACTACAACACAGATAGTAGAACTACAAGCTGATTTTTTGGGAATAGAAAACAAACGATGGGTACTCGCTAATGATATTGATGTACCAATACAACACAGTAGCCAAGTTTCTGCAGGAATAACTTATAAAGACAAGGGATGGCTTGTAGCTATAGATAATTTTTATAAAAGAGTAAATGGCATTACTACTTATAGTCAGGCTTTTCAAAATCAACTAGAACAAGTAGAGTCTACAGGTAATTATAGTGTATATGGCACTGAATTTTTAATACAAAAACAATATCGTAATTTTTATGCATGGTTAAGCTATACTTGGAACAATAATAAATACCGCTTTGAAGATATAGAACCCATAAAGTTTAGCAACAACTTTGAAATAAATCATAGTATAAATACAGCAGCTATATACGAATGGAATAACTTTAAAATTGCATTAGGGTCTAAGTGGTTTACAGGTAAACCAGTAACACAACCACTGCTCAATATACCTATATATGATAATAATGGAAACCCATCTATATTATATGAATACCCTAATACTGATAATCTAAATGATTTTTTGCAAGTGAATTTTTCTGCTTCTTACCGCTGGGATATAAACCCTAAAGTACAAATGCAATTTGGGCTGTCGATACTTAATATTTTTAATCGTAAAAATATCATTAATCGCTATTACCGTATTAATGCCAATGATGATATTGAGGTAGTAAACACCTATGCACTAGAGCGCACTCCTAATGCTTTAATAAAACTTAGTTTTTAG
- a CDS encoding SDR family NAD(P)-dependent oxidoreductase: MKNQTVQKVWFITGASKGFGLEFVKQLLAKGDAVTATSRSISQLKDATNTKDTNFLPLEVNLIDEQSVANAITETIDKFGRIDYVVNNAGYGIAGSLEELSDKEARQNFDVNVFGSLNVIRQVMPHLRKQQSGHIFNFSSVAGITGSFPGFGIYCATKFAVVGFTEALAVEGKPFGIKATIVLPGYFRTNFLESDSLVIAATQMEEYKEVREIQAMHENKINGNQQGDPVKGVAEIIKTAGIDNAPLYLFLGSDALKMAQDKNTSLHNEVEAWKTVSKATDF; the protein is encoded by the coding sequence ATGAAAAATCAAACAGTACAAAAAGTATGGTTTATTACGGGGGCTTCTAAAGGATTTGGGTTAGAGTTTGTAAAGCAACTATTAGCAAAAGGCGATGCAGTTACTGCTACTTCGCGTAGTATATCACAACTAAAAGATGCTACCAATACGAAAGATACTAACTTCCTACCATTGGAAGTTAACCTTATTGATGAGCAAAGCGTAGCCAATGCTATCACTGAAACTATAGACAAATTTGGCAGAATAGATTATGTAGTGAACAATGCAGGATATGGTATTGCGGGAAGCCTTGAAGAGCTTAGTGATAAAGAAGCAAGACAAAACTTTGATGTAAATGTATTTGGTTCGCTTAATGTAATACGGCAAGTAATGCCACATTTGCGCAAACAGCAGTCAGGGCATATTTTCAACTTTTCATCAGTTGCAGGAATTACAGGTAGTTTCCCTGGGTTCGGAATTTACTGTGCTACCAAATTTGCAGTAGTAGGTTTTACCGAAGCTTTAGCGGTAGAAGGAAAACCTTTTGGTATTAAGGCTACTATTGTATTACCTGGTTATTTCAGGACTAATTTCTTGGAATCTGATTCGCTTGTTATTGCTGCTACACAAATGGAAGAGTACAAAGAAGTTCGCGAAATTCAGGCTATGCATGAAAATAAAATTAACGGTAACCAACAAGGAGACCCTGTAAAAGGTGTAGCCGAAATTATTAAAACAGCAGGTATAGACAATGCACCATTATACCTATTTTTAGGTAGTGACGCACTGAAAATGGCTCAGGATAAAAATACTTCGCTACATAATGAAGTTGAAGCATGGAAAACAGTAAGCAAAGCTACTGATTTTTAA